Proteins encoded together in one Undibacterium sp. CCC3.4 window:
- a CDS encoding DUF2461 domain-containing protein: MHLIDLQAFLSELADNNQRAWFVMNKPRYDILRAEFLEMVGELIHEIQQFDPVIIGCEPKKAMFRINRDVRFGHDKSPYKTTFSSSILPFGRKKPSEGGGPAYYFQLDAHGRLFFACGEYMPPADRLKAIREHILADQSGFEKLLKDKKLRQVFGELQQEGKLKRPPKGFAADAKHIEYLKLKNFMVWTECPYQGQSSAAVQQTLLQAFHSALPLVKWLRAA, from the coding sequence ATGCATCTGATTGACTTACAAGCTTTTCTGTCTGAATTGGCCGACAATAACCAGCGTGCCTGGTTTGTCATGAACAAACCGCGCTACGATATTCTGCGTGCCGAATTTTTGGAAATGGTAGGCGAACTGATCCACGAGATTCAACAATTCGACCCGGTCATCATCGGTTGCGAACCGAAAAAAGCAATGTTTCGCATCAACCGCGATGTCCGCTTCGGCCACGACAAATCGCCTTACAAAACCACCTTCTCTTCGTCCATCCTGCCGTTCGGGCGTAAAAAACCGAGCGAGGGTGGTGGTCCAGCCTATTATTTCCAACTCGACGCCCATGGCCGCCTGTTCTTTGCCTGCGGCGAATACATGCCGCCGGCCGACCGCCTCAAGGCGATCCGCGAGCATATCCTCGCCGACCAGAGCGGCTTCGAAAAACTGTTGAAAGATAAAAAGCTGCGCCAAGTCTTCGGCGAGTTACAGCAAGAAGGCAAGCTCAAGCGCCCACCCAAAGGCTTTGCCGCCGATGCCAAGCATATCGAGTATCTGAAGCTGAAAAATTTCATGGTCTGGACCGAGTGCCCTTACCAAGGGCAGAGCAGCGCGGCCGTGCAGCAAACGCTGCTGCAAGCCTTCCACAGCGCCCTGCCATTAGTGAAGTGGCTGCGCGCGGCCTGA
- the tatC gene encoding twin-arginine translocase subunit TatC, which yields MSDKTESSAESSGEESFISHLVELRDRLVKASYGLVIATVALLAWPGPARIYDFLAQPMVDSLPAGAQMIATGVISPFMVPMKVTMLLAFMLALPWVLYQVWAFVAPGLYTHEKRLVAPLVISSSALFLTGVAFCYFFVFGRVFKFINAFSPTSIHVSPDIENYLDFIMSMCLAFGVTFEVPVVVVVLVRMGFVSVEKLKAIRSYVIVGAFVIAAIVTPPDLVSQFSLALPMCLLYELGLLLAPWFTKATRAPTIGDD from the coding sequence ATGAGCGACAAGACGGAATCCAGCGCGGAATCCAGCGGTGAGGAAAGCTTCATCTCGCATTTGGTTGAATTACGCGATCGTTTAGTCAAAGCCAGTTATGGCTTGGTCATTGCAACGGTAGCGCTGCTGGCTTGGCCCGGGCCGGCCCGTATCTATGATTTTCTGGCGCAGCCTATGGTTGATTCGCTGCCGGCCGGTGCACAAATGATCGCCACCGGTGTGATCTCGCCATTCATGGTGCCGATGAAAGTGACCATGCTATTGGCTTTCATGCTGGCGCTGCCGTGGGTACTGTACCAAGTGTGGGCCTTCGTGGCACCGGGCTTATACACGCATGAAAAACGCTTGGTTGCGCCGCTGGTGATATCGTCCTCAGCGCTGTTTCTCACCGGTGTGGCATTTTGCTATTTTTTCGTGTTTGGCCGCGTGTTCAAATTCATCAATGCGTTTTCCCCGACCTCGATCCATGTTTCGCCTGATATAGAAAACTATCTCGATTTCATCATGTCGATGTGCCTGGCTTTCGGCGTGACTTTCGAAGTGCCGGTGGTGGTGGTGGTACTGGTACGGATGGGTTTTGTCTCGGTCGAAAAGCTCAAGGCGATACGTTCATATGTGATCGTCGGTGCCTTTGTGATTGCCGCCATCGTCACGCCGCCTGATTTGGTCAGCCAGTTTTCGTTGGCACTGCCGATGTGCCTGCTCTATGAGTTGGGCTTGTTACTGGCACCGTGGTTTACCAAAGCCACGCGCGCACCGACCATCGGCGACGACTGA
- a CDS encoding phosphoribosyl-ATP diphosphatase translates to MTTSTDSTLQGLAKIIESRKLANGGDPDKSYVARLFSKGDDAILKKIGEEATETVMAAKDARVSGDATKLLYECADLWFHSLVLLAQFDLHPQQVLDELARREGLSGLAEKAARGPD, encoded by the coding sequence ATGACGACATCGACAGACTCTACCCTGCAAGGTTTGGCAAAAATTATCGAAAGCCGTAAACTGGCCAATGGCGGCGACCCTGATAAATCGTATGTGGCGCGCCTGTTTTCCAAGGGCGACGATGCGATACTCAAAAAAATCGGCGAAGAAGCGACCGAGACCGTGATGGCGGCCAAAGATGCGCGCGTTTCGGGTGACGCTACGAAACTGCTCTATGAATGCGCCGACTTGTGGTTTCATTCACTGGTCTTGCTGGCGCAATTTGATTTGCATCCGCAGCAGGTACTCGATGAATTGGCGCGGCGTGAAGGCTTGTCCGGTCTGGCTGAAAAAGCCGCGCGCGGCCCAGACTGA
- the hisA gene encoding 1-(5-phosphoribosyl)-5-[(5-phosphoribosylamino)methylideneamino]imidazole-4-carboxamide isomerase translates to MLLIPAIDLKDGHCVRLKQGDMDQATVFSDDPAEMARHWLRQGARRLHLVDLNGAFAGKPKNEAAVKAILAAVRDYAEETGSEAIPVQLGGGIRDLDTIERYLDDGLSYIIIGTAAVKNPGFLADACSAFPGQIIVGIDAKDGKVATDGWSKLSGHEVIDLAKKFEGYGVEAIIYTDIGRDGMMGGVNIEATVKLAQAVSIPVIASGGVHDLADVEALCAVQSEGISGVICGRSIYEGTLDLGSAQLRADILSGDDSAEVEFE, encoded by the coding sequence ATGTTGCTCATTCCTGCTATCGACCTCAAAGATGGTCACTGCGTACGCCTTAAACAAGGTGATATGGACCAAGCCACCGTATTTTCCGATGACCCGGCCGAAATGGCACGGCATTGGTTGCGCCAGGGCGCGCGGCGCTTGCATTTAGTTGATCTCAACGGCGCTTTCGCCGGCAAACCGAAGAACGAAGCGGCAGTCAAAGCGATCCTCGCGGCGGTGCGCGACTATGCCGAAGAAACCGGCAGCGAAGCGATTCCAGTCCAGCTCGGCGGTGGTATTCGTGATCTTGACACCATCGAACGTTATCTCGACGACGGTTTGTCTTATATCATCATCGGTACTGCGGCGGTCAAAAACCCCGGTTTCTTGGCGGATGCCTGCAGCGCCTTTCCGGGCCAAATCATTGTCGGTATCGATGCCAAAGATGGCAAGGTTGCCACCGATGGTTGGAGTAAGTTATCGGGTCATGAAGTGATTGACCTGGCGAAGAAATTCGAAGGCTACGGCGTCGAAGCGATCATTTACACCGATATCGGCCGTGACGGCATGATGGGTGGCGTGAATATCGAGGCCACCGTCAAGTTGGCGCAAGCGGTCAGCATTCCGGTCATCGCCTCGGGCGGTGTGCACGATTTGGCCGACGTCGAAGCCCTGTGCGCGGTGCAAAGTGAAGGCATTAGCGGCGTCATTTGCGGTCGTTCGATTTACGAAGGCACGCTCGACCTTGGTAGCGCGCAGCTGCGTGCCGATATCCTCAGTGGCGACGACAGCGCCGAAGTAGAGTTCGAATGA
- a CDS encoding cytochrome b produces MMAFVEKKLPADAPVVAKALNWVDSRFPLTKLWNDQWGQYYAPKNFNFWYIFGSLAMLVLVIQIVTGIFLVMHYKPDATLAFASVEYIMRDVPWGWLVRYMHSTGASAFFIVVYLHMARAFMYGSYRKPRELIWLFGFAIFLCLMAEAFFGYLLPWGQMSYWGAQVIVNLFGAIPFIGPDLSLWIRGDYVVSDATLNRFFSFHVIAIPLVLLGLVMAHLIALHEVGSNNPDGIEIKDTLGPDGHPLDGVPSHPYYTFHDIFGVTIFLTLFSAAVFFAPEMGGYFLEYNNFIPADSLKTPLHIAPTWYFTPFYSILRATTSEFLFVLQAGIAAYVALIYLTTKLPQLLKIVIAVAGLLVIVGMIPGGLDAKFWGVVLFGGSVVILAFLPWLDLSPVRSIRYRPDWHKPVYLVFAIVFVTLGYLGVEPPSPTRERISQVCAVIYFGFFLLMPWWSAMGTFKPVPKRVTFTAH; encoded by the coding sequence ATCATGGCATTCGTTGAAAAGAAACTTCCGGCCGATGCCCCCGTAGTGGCCAAGGCGCTCAATTGGGTCGACTCGCGCTTCCCGCTGACCAAGCTGTGGAATGACCAATGGGGTCAGTACTACGCACCTAAAAATTTCAACTTCTGGTATATCTTCGGTTCGCTGGCGATGCTGGTGTTGGTGATTCAGATCGTGACCGGTATTTTCCTGGTCATGCATTACAAACCGGATGCGACGCTGGCCTTTGCCTCGGTCGAATACATCATGCGCGATGTGCCTTGGGGTTGGTTAGTGCGCTACATGCACTCGACCGGCGCTTCCGCCTTTTTCATCGTCGTGTACCTGCATATGGCGCGCGCCTTCATGTACGGCTCGTATCGCAAGCCGCGTGAATTGATTTGGCTGTTCGGTTTCGCGATCTTCCTGTGTTTGATGGCCGAAGCGTTTTTCGGTTATTTGCTGCCATGGGGTCAGATGTCATACTGGGGCGCTCAGGTAATCGTCAACTTGTTCGGTGCCATTCCTTTCATCGGCCCTGATTTGTCCTTGTGGATACGCGGTGATTACGTCGTTTCGGACGCCACCTTGAACCGCTTCTTTTCCTTCCATGTCATCGCCATTCCTTTGGTGTTGCTCGGTTTGGTGATGGCGCATTTGATCGCGTTGCATGAAGTCGGTTCGAATAATCCGGATGGCATCGAGATCAAAGATACCTTGGGCCCGGACGGACATCCGCTCGACGGCGTACCTTCGCATCCGTATTACACTTTCCACGACATTTTCGGGGTGACGATATTCCTGACCTTGTTCAGTGCGGCGGTGTTCTTTGCGCCGGAAATGGGCGGGTATTTCCTCGAATACAATAACTTCATCCCGGCCGATTCACTCAAAACGCCGCTGCATATTGCGCCGACTTGGTATTTCACGCCGTTTTACTCGATCTTGCGGGCCACGACTTCGGAATTTTTATTCGTGTTGCAAGCCGGGATCGCTGCGTATGTCGCCTTGATCTACCTGACCACCAAGCTGCCGCAACTGCTGAAAATCGTCATCGCGGTAGCTGGCTTACTGGTTATCGTTGGCATGATACCGGGCGGTTTGGATGCTAAATTCTGGGGTGTGGTCTTGTTCGGTGGTTCGGTGGTGATCTTGGCCTTCCTGCCTTGGCTCGATCTGTCTCCGGTGAGATCGATACGCTACCGCCCTGATTGGCACAAGCCGGTCTACCTGGTATTTGCCATCGTGTTTGTTACCCTCGGTTACCTCGGTGTTGAGCCGCCGTCGCCGACGCGCGAACGGATTTCGCAAGTCTGTGCCGTTATCTACTTCGGCTTTTTCTTGCTCATGCCATGGTGGAGCGCGATGGGAACATTTAAGCCGGTGCCGAAACGTGTTACGTTCACGGCGCATTGA
- a CDS encoding cytochrome c1 translates to MKLLKKLIAVIALLPALVLANEAGFPLEHAPDRSADMAALQNGAKLFVNYCLNCHSASAMRYNRLKDIGLTDDQIKHNLLFTGEKVGDLMKTTMAAKDAKAWFGAVPPDLSVIARARASAAGSGADWLYTYLRSYYKDESRPTGWNNMVFPNVGMPHVLWQLQGVRNAKFVEEKDPHDESKSVHKFAGFDTVSAGSMTAVEYDNTVGDLVGYLQWMGEPAQATRKRLGVIVVLFMALLATFAWRLNASYWKEVK, encoded by the coding sequence ATGAAATTACTTAAAAAACTGATCGCTGTCATCGCCTTGTTACCAGCACTGGTGCTGGCTAATGAAGCCGGTTTCCCGCTCGAGCACGCGCCCGATCGTTCGGCCGACATGGCAGCCTTACAGAATGGTGCCAAGTTGTTTGTCAATTACTGTTTGAATTGCCATTCTGCTTCGGCGATGCGCTACAATCGGCTCAAAGACATTGGCCTGACCGATGACCAGATCAAACACAATTTATTGTTTACCGGTGAAAAAGTCGGCGATTTGATGAAAACTACGATGGCAGCGAAAGATGCCAAAGCGTGGTTCGGTGCGGTGCCACCCGATTTATCGGTGATCGCGCGCGCGCGCGCATCGGCGGCTGGTTCCGGGGCCGATTGGTTGTATACTTATCTGCGTAGTTACTACAAAGATGAGTCGCGCCCGACCGGTTGGAATAATATGGTATTCCCGAATGTCGGCATGCCGCATGTATTATGGCAATTGCAAGGGGTTCGCAACGCCAAGTTCGTCGAGGAAAAAGATCCGCATGACGAAAGCAAATCCGTGCATAAGTTTGCTGGTTTTGATACAGTGTCGGCCGGTAGCATGACAGCGGTAGAATATGATAATACAGTGGGCGATTTGGTCGGCTATCTGCAGTGGATGGGGGAACCGGCCCAGGCTACGCGTAAACGTCTCGGCGTGATCGTGGTCTTGTTCATGGCTTTGCTGGCGACATTCGCTTGGCGCCTGAATGCCTCCTACTGGAAGGAAGTGAAGTAA
- the mscL gene encoding large conductance mechanosensitive channel protein MscL, producing MSMMQEFKTFATKGNVVDLAVGVIIGGAFGKIVDSLVGDIVMPVIGRLFGGLDFSNYYLALNGQDPHLTLLEAKKAGGVLAYGNFITISVNFIILAFVIFQMVRLVNKLRSNQPAPVPAPVVIAEDIVLLREIRDALNK from the coding sequence ATGAGCATGATGCAAGAATTCAAAACCTTTGCGACCAAAGGCAACGTGGTCGACCTCGCCGTCGGTGTCATCATCGGTGGGGCCTTTGGCAAGATCGTCGACTCGCTGGTCGGCGACATCGTCATGCCGGTGATCGGCCGTCTGTTTGGCGGGCTCGATTTTTCCAATTACTATTTGGCACTCAATGGTCAAGACCCGCATCTGACATTGCTGGAAGCGAAAAAAGCCGGCGGCGTGTTGGCATATGGTAATTTCATCACCATCAGTGTCAACTTCATCATTCTGGCCTTCGTGATTTTCCAAATGGTTCGCTTGGTCAACAAGTTGCGCAGCAACCAACCGGCACCGGTTCCGGCACCAGTAGTGATCGCCGAAGACATCGTCTTACTCCGCGAAATTCGCGACGCACTGAACAAATAA
- the hisF gene encoding imidazole glycerol phosphate synthase subunit HisF, producing MTLAKRIIPCLDVTAGRVVKGINFQELRDAGDPVEIARRYDAQGADEITFLDITASSDGRDLILPIIEAVADQVFIPLTVGGGVRTVADVRRLLNAGADKVGINTSAVTNPQLVADAAHKYGSQCIVVAIDAKRVAPGKWEVYTHGGRHATGLDAVEWAQNMARLGAGEILLTSMDKDGTRSGFDLGLTRAVSDAVMIPVIASGGVGNLQDLADGIKLGGADAVLAASIFHYGHHTVGEAKRFMAAQQIPMRLV from the coding sequence ATGACACTGGCCAAACGTATTATTCCCTGCCTCGACGTGACCGCTGGTCGGGTCGTCAAAGGGATCAATTTTCAAGAATTGCGCGATGCCGGTGATCCGGTTGAAATCGCCCGCCGTTATGATGCCCAAGGGGCCGACGAGATTACTTTTCTCGATATCACCGCTTCTTCCGACGGACGCGATCTGATCTTGCCTATCATCGAAGCGGTAGCCGATCAGGTCTTCATTCCGCTCACAGTGGGCGGTGGCGTGCGCACGGTCGCTGATGTGCGCCGTCTGCTCAATGCCGGTGCTGATAAGGTCGGCATCAATACCTCGGCCGTCACCAATCCGCAGTTGGTTGCCGATGCCGCGCATAAGTATGGTTCGCAATGCATCGTCGTGGCGATCGATGCCAAACGCGTGGCCCCAGGAAAATGGGAAGTCTACACGCACGGCGGTCGCCATGCGACTGGCTTGGACGCGGTGGAATGGGCGCAGAATATGGCGCGTCTCGGGGCCGGAGAAATTCTGCTCACGAGTATGGATAAAGATGGTACCCGTTCCGGTTTCGATCTCGGCCTCACACGCGCGGTTTCGGATGCGGTGATGATCCCGGTAATCGCTTCTGGTGGTGTCGGCAATTTGCAGGATTTGGCCGACGGCATCAAACTTGGCGGTGCCGATGCCGTGCTGGCAGCGAGTATTTTTCATTATGGCCACCATACAGTGGGTGAAGCAAAGCGCTTCATGGCGGCGCAACAGATTCCTATGAGGTTGGTATGA
- a CDS encoding Nif3-like dinuclear metal center hexameric protein — protein sequence MDREALAKFLSTELQVTRVRDYCPNGLQVEGRSEIRRIVSGVTASMALLEAALRLQADAIMVHHGYFWRGEDMRVIGQKQRRLKFLLSNDISLYAYHLPLDMHASLGNNARLGQVLGLLPERRFAEDDLGWLGVPGPALPARLTVGQLAEHVGRQLGRTPLLIGDPAQLVSQVAWCTGAAQNLFDAAITAGASVYLSGEISEPTVHLARESGVAYLACGHHATERYGIEALGQLVAERFGIEHEFVDIDNPV from the coding sequence ATCGATAGGGAAGCACTTGCAAAATTTCTAAGCACAGAATTACAAGTGACGCGTGTACGTGATTATTGCCCAAATGGCTTGCAGGTGGAAGGGCGCAGCGAAATTCGGCGCATTGTCAGTGGCGTCACCGCCAGCATGGCCTTGCTCGAAGCGGCGCTGCGCTTGCAAGCCGATGCAATCATGGTACACCATGGTTATTTTTGGCGTGGTGAAGATATGCGGGTGATTGGGCAGAAGCAGCGGCGCTTGAAGTTTTTGCTCAGTAATGACATCTCGCTGTACGCCTATCATTTACCACTCGATATGCATGCCAGCCTCGGTAATAATGCGCGTCTTGGTCAAGTCTTGGGTTTGCTGCCAGAGCGACGCTTCGCTGAAGATGACTTGGGTTGGTTGGGCGTGCCGGGGCCAGCTTTGCCGGCGCGCTTAACAGTGGGGCAATTGGCCGAGCACGTCGGCCGGCAGCTCGGCCGTACGCCCTTGCTGATCGGTGATCCCGCTCAATTGGTCAGTCAGGTGGCGTGGTGTACTGGTGCGGCGCAGAATTTGTTCGATGCCGCCATTACTGCCGGTGCCAGCGTGTATTTGAGCGGTGAAATTTCGGAGCCAACCGTACATTTGGCGCGCGAAAGCGGGGTGGCGTATTTAGCTTGTGGACATCATGCTACCGAACGCTATGGAATCGAAGCACTCGGTCAACTGGTGGCCGAGCGCTTTGGAATAGAGCATGAATTTGTCGATATCGACAATCCAGTCTGA
- the hisI gene encoding phosphoribosyl-AMP cyclohydrolase, which yields MSAAKWLNKVKWDDQGLVPVIAQEASSNDVLMFAWMNREALSRTVELGQAVYWSRSRKKIWHKGEESGHVQIVKEIRLDCDEDVVLLKIEQTDSIACHTGRHSCFFQQFVGGLNDGDWEAVDPVLKDPESIYK from the coding sequence ATGAGCGCGGCAAAGTGGTTGAATAAAGTAAAGTGGGATGACCAAGGTTTGGTGCCGGTGATCGCGCAAGAAGCCAGCAGCAACGATGTGTTGATGTTTGCCTGGATGAATCGCGAGGCCTTGTCGCGCACGGTGGAACTCGGCCAAGCCGTGTACTGGAGCCGTTCGCGCAAAAAAATCTGGCACAAGGGTGAAGAGTCTGGTCATGTGCAGATCGTGAAAGAAATCCGTCTCGATTGCGACGAAGATGTGGTGTTGCTGAAAATTGAGCAAACCGATAGCATTGCTTGTCACACTGGCCGGCACTCGTGTTTCTTCCAACAGTTTGTCGGCGGTTTGAATGACGGCGATTGGGAGGCCGTTGATCCAGTGCTGAAAGATCCGGAAAGTATTTACAAATGA
- a CDS encoding S1C family serine protease, whose translation MRRLWFLFAQTVTVGLALWFIVLTLKPEWLSNRYGSAHDVSLSHSASWREAPANSVGAQSSYRLAAQTAMPAVVNIFTSKEVQRSRNPLLNDPFLQRFFGEQKNRATERQSSLGSGVIVSPQGYILTNNHVIESADEIDVALADGRTAAARVIGTDPETDLAVIKIDLPKLPAVTLGHPDDIQVGDVVLAIGNPFGVGQTVTMGIISALGRNNLTENAFQNFIQTDAAINPGNSGGALVDVNGNLLGINTAIYSQSGGSVGIGFATPVSTVKQVMESIIAHGQVVRGWIGVEPQDITPELAESFGIKQQSGAIIAGVIRGGPADKSGIKPGDILLNIDGKPVTSTTNMLNLVAQLVPGKKAKFTVLRNQQQATLEVLIDKRPPTHREE comes from the coding sequence ATGCGACGTCTTTGGTTCTTGTTTGCACAGACTGTAACAGTTGGTCTGGCGCTTTGGTTTATTGTACTCACCCTCAAACCCGAATGGCTAAGTAATCGTTACGGCAGCGCCCACGATGTGTCGCTCTCACACAGCGCCAGTTGGCGCGAAGCCCCGGCCAACAGCGTGGGGGCGCAAAGCTCGTACCGCTTGGCGGCACAAACGGCGATGCCGGCCGTGGTCAATATCTTCACGTCCAAAGAAGTCCAACGCAGCCGCAACCCTTTGCTCAACGACCCATTTCTACAACGTTTTTTCGGCGAACAAAAGAATCGCGCTACCGAGCGCCAATCCAGTCTCGGCTCCGGTGTCATCGTCAGTCCCCAAGGTTACATTCTGACCAATAACCATGTGATTGAATCGGCCGATGAAATCGATGTCGCCTTAGCCGACGGCCGCACCGCCGCGGCACGCGTCATCGGTACCGATCCGGAAACTGATCTGGCCGTGATTAAGATCGATTTGCCGAAATTACCAGCCGTCACGCTCGGCCATCCCGATGACATACAGGTCGGCGATGTCGTGCTGGCCATCGGCAACCCTTTCGGAGTCGGTCAAACCGTCACGATGGGAATTATTTCTGCCTTGGGTCGCAACAATCTGACCGAAAATGCATTTCAAAACTTTATACAAACCGATGCCGCGATTAACCCCGGCAATTCCGGTGGCGCTTTAGTCGATGTCAACGGCAATCTGCTCGGCATCAATACCGCGATTTATTCACAAAGCGGCGGCTCGGTCGGCATCGGCTTTGCGACTCCGGTGTCAACCGTCAAGCAAGTAATGGAATCGATCATTGCGCACGGTCAGGTGGTACGCGGCTGGATCGGGGTCGAGCCACAAGACATCACGCCGGAATTGGCGGAAAGCTTCGGCATTAAGCAACAGTCCGGTGCCATCATCGCCGGTGTGATACGCGGCGGGCCGGCCGACAAATCCGGCATAAAGCCAGGCGACATTCTGCTCAACATCGACGGCAAGCCGGTGACCAGCACCACCAACATGCTCAATTTGGTGGCCCAGCTGGTACCGGGCAAGAAGGCAAAATTCACGGTACTACGGAATCAGCAACAGGCGACGCTGGAAGTCTTGATCGACAAACGTCCGCCTACTCACCGCGAAGAATGA
- the tatB gene encoding Sec-independent protein translocase protein TatB, with product MIDLGISKLALIGVVALIVIGPEKLPRVARMAGTLLGRAQRYINDVKAEVSKEIELDELRKMHKDVQDAAQEVEQSVQTTWHDAATALQEPAAASTERPAVSSTFAQAQMADKAKDFRRKKLAKTSALPAWYKQRHGQRSHIVSGSARMARHRVQSRGPASFF from the coding sequence ATGATTGATCTCGGCATCAGCAAGCTGGCCTTGATCGGCGTGGTCGCGCTGATCGTCATCGGCCCGGAAAAATTGCCGCGCGTGGCGCGCATGGCCGGTACCTTACTAGGCCGGGCACAGCGTTACATCAATGATGTCAAAGCCGAAGTCAGCAAAGAAATCGAACTCGATGAGCTGCGCAAGATGCACAAAGATGTGCAGGATGCGGCGCAGGAAGTCGAACAGTCGGTGCAAACGACTTGGCACGATGCCGCGACGGCGCTGCAAGAGCCGGCTGCGGCCAGCACTGAGCGGCCAGCCGTGTCGAGCACGTTTGCGCAGGCGCAGATGGCTGACAAGGCCAAAGATTTCCGTCGCAAAAAGCTGGCGAAAACCAGTGCGCTGCCGGCTTGGTACAAGCAGCGCCATGGTCAGCGCAGTCACATCGTCTCAGGTTCGGCGCGCATGGCGCGGCATCGCGTGCAGTCGCGCGGGCCGGCCAGTTTCTTTTGA
- the tatA gene encoding Sec-independent protein translocase subunit TatA, with protein MGSFSGLHWLVVLVIVILVFGTKKLGNIGADLGKAVKGFKDGIKGEEDKSAVPAAPAAAVAEKATIDVDAKEKNGH; from the coding sequence ATGGGTTCATTCAGTGGTTTGCATTGGTTGGTCGTATTGGTCATCGTTATTCTGGTGTTCGGAACTAAAAAACTCGGCAATATCGGTGCCGATCTTGGCAAAGCGGTCAAGGGTTTTAAAGATGGTATCAAAGGCGAGGAAGATAAGTCCGCTGTGCCGGCTGCACCGGCTGCTGCCGTCGCTGAGAAAGCGACGATCGATGTCGATGCCAAAGAAAAAAACGGTCATTGA
- a CDS encoding histidine triad nucleotide-binding protein: MENCIFCKIAAKHIPASIVHEDADLLAFKDINPAAPVHLLIIPKQHIDTLSAATVEHSALLGKMLALVPQLAAAHGCAPQLLADGTRSGGYKTLINTGPDGGQEVYHLHMHVIGGALPWRGQR, translated from the coding sequence ATGGAAAATTGTATTTTTTGTAAAATCGCTGCGAAGCATATTCCTGCCAGCATCGTGCACGAGGATGCTGATTTGCTGGCTTTCAAGGATATCAACCCGGCCGCCCCGGTGCATTTGCTGATCATCCCGAAGCAGCATATCGACACTTTATCGGCCGCGACCGTCGAACACAGCGCGCTGCTCGGAAAGATGCTGGCCTTGGTGCCGCAACTGGCCGCCGCTCACGGCTGCGCCCCACAGCTACTGGCAGATGGCACGCGCAGCGGTGGCTACAAGACCTTAATCAACACCGGACCCGATGGCGGGCAAGAGGTGTATCATCTGCATATGCACGTGATCGGCGGGGCTTTGCCTTGGCGCGGTCAACGTTAA
- the petA gene encoding ubiquinol-cytochrome c reductase iron-sulfur subunit: MSIEKQVDSGRRGLLVATCAAGGVAGLATAGALVSTFQPSERAKAAGAPVEVDIAALNPGEMTTVEWRGKPVWIIKRTPEMMASLAKTEDKVADPTSKKPYTMDLPEYCDKQTRSRKEHPELLITVGICSHLGCSPSAKFQPGAQASLPDDWQGGFLCPCHGSTFDLAGRVYKNKPAPQNLDVPRHMFMSDTKIVIGKDEKGEA; the protein is encoded by the coding sequence ATGAGTATTGAGAAGCAGGTCGATTCCGGCCGTCGCGGTTTGCTCGTCGCCACTTGCGCAGCGGGTGGTGTAGCAGGATTGGCAACGGCAGGGGCGCTCGTCAGCACTTTTCAGCCATCTGAGCGTGCCAAAGCAGCAGGGGCACCGGTAGAAGTGGATATTGCAGCCCTCAATCCGGGTGAGATGACGACGGTGGAATGGCGCGGTAAGCCGGTATGGATAATTAAGCGTACGCCGGAAATGATGGCCAGCTTGGCCAAGACCGAAGACAAAGTAGCTGATCCGACTTCGAAAAAACCGTACACCATGGATTTGCCTGAATACTGCGATAAGCAGACCCGTTCGCGCAAAGAACATCCGGAATTGCTCATCACGGTAGGTATTTGTTCGCATCTCGGTTGCTCGCCCAGTGCTAAATTTCAACCCGGCGCACAGGCCTCGCTGCCGGATGATTGGCAAGGCGGCTTTTTGTGCCCCTGCCATGGTTCGACCTTCGATCTGGCAGGCCGCGTCTATAAAAACAAGCCGGCACCGCAAAATCTCGATGTGCCGCGTCACATGTTTATGTCGGATACCAAAATTGTCATCGGTAAAGATGAGAAAGGCGAGGCGTAA